The window TTCGGTAAACGTATGGGGTGATTCTGTTGGGGCAGCGGTCATAGACAAAGGTTTAGAGGGTGAGTTGAAAAAAAAGTGTCTTATTGGCGGTGAGGGTTGAAACATAAGTTAGGTCAAGTTACCTTTCGAGATAGGAAATTACTGGGGAGAAAAGATATTTCAAGAGACTAAAGTTAATAAGCGATTAAAAAGACAAAACTCTTCCCTATTTCAGCCATGATTGATATACTTCTGATATTGTTTTTAGTCTCTAAATCAATAATTTCCTGCTTTTTTTGCTGCCCGTCCGAACGCAATCATCCGGGGAGGGGGAATTGTCAACTTATGGATTGTCTTACCACACCTTCTGTGTGTTAAAGAAACGCAACTCATCATTGGCGATCGTTGCGGCTTTGCGTGAGAACTTCTTTTTCAGGAGAATGAGATCAAGATCGAAAGGTTCGAAATTCGGGAAATTACCCTGCCACTTGTCCATTTTTTTGAAACAAGCTTCGGCAGGACGGAGAAGCGCCGCATACTCCTGACAAAGGTGTTTTGTGACGGTACACCTGGATATGGTGAGTGTACGGCAGGGGAGAGACCATTATTCTCTCACGAGACAATCGATACGGCCTGGATTATCATACGAGATGTTTTAGTGCCACTGGTACTCAACAGGGACTGGGACTCACCATCGGACCTTAGCCAATGGTTGCAGCCAATAAGGGGACACCACATGGCTCGTGCAGCGGTGGAAAATGCTTGTTGGGACCTGTCTGCCAGAGCGAAAAATATACCTCTTCACCAATTGTTGGGAGGGACACTCAAGAAAATTCCCTGCGGGGTCTCTATCGGCATCCAGGACTCTCCTGAACAACTGCTGGACAAAATCAAAACTGAACTGAGTGCCGGTTACCGCAGAATCAAGATCAAGATCAAGCCTGGATGGGACTATGATATTGTCAGCCGAGTCCGTCAGCAGTTTCCTGATATTTCCCTCTCCGTAGATGCTAACTCAGCATACACCCTTGCCGATATTGATCTGCTCAAACGGTTTGATGACTTTAACCTGATTATGATGGAGCAACCATTGAGTTATGATGATATTGTTGACCATGCACAATTACAAAGAGAGTTGCGGACGGCCATCTGTCTTGACGAACCAATAACTTCGGTCGATAAAGCACGCAAGGCCATTGAGATGAAGAGCGGAAGGATAATCAACCTGAAATTAGGACGCGTTGGCGGTTTCAGTGAAGCTATCAAGATTCATGATTACGCTGTGGAACATAACATACCTGTCTGGTGTGGAGGCATGCTGGAAGCCGGTATCGGCAGATCC is drawn from Candidatus Scalindua sp. and contains these coding sequences:
- the menC gene encoding o-succinylbenzoate synthase, whose protein sequence is MLLTKVFCDGTPGYGECTAGERPLFSHETIDTAWIIIRDVLVPLVLNRDWDSPSDLSQWLQPIRGHHMARAAVENACWDLSARAKNIPLHQLLGGTLKKIPCGVSIGIQDSPEQLLDKIKTELSAGYRRIKIKIKPGWDYDIVSRVRQQFPDISLSVDANSAYTLADIDLLKRFDDFNLIMMEQPLSYDDIVDHAQLQRELRTAICLDEPITSVDKARKAIEMKSGRIINLKLGRVGGFSEAIKIHDYAVEHNIPVWCGGMLEAGIGRSHNIAMSTLPGFILPGDVSASNRYFLKDIIDPPVTVDSQGFIDVPQIGGTGYEPEEDYIEEITVRREVFTK